A genome region from Chryseobacterium sp. G0186 includes the following:
- a CDS encoding RsmD family RNA methyltransferase, protein MFRIISGKWKAKKIAAPKNFDVRPTTDFAKEALFSILENKYDMQSISVLDLFAGIGSITFEYASRGCQDVTSVEMNPKHTAFINTTASELDMALQINVQRGDVFDWLKKFRNRKSFEIVFSDAPFEMEEKKYYELISLVLNNKYLKPNGVLIVEHQSRMKLEHPNLVDTRKYGNVSFSFFDPNKEDNQEI, encoded by the coding sequence ATGTTCAGAATAATATCAGGCAAATGGAAAGCCAAAAAAATTGCCGCCCCAAAAAACTTTGATGTAAGGCCAACCACTGATTTTGCCAAAGAGGCCCTATTCAGTATTCTGGAAAACAAATATGATATGCAATCTATTTCCGTGCTTGATCTTTTTGCAGGAATTGGTTCCATAACCTTTGAATATGCTTCCAGAGGATGTCAGGATGTAACTTCTGTTGAAATGAATCCAAAGCATACAGCCTTTATTAATACGACTGCTTCAGAGCTTGATATGGCACTTCAGATCAACGTACAACGAGGTGATGTATTTGACTGGCTGAAGAAATTCAGAAACAGAAAATCCTTTGAGATTGTTTTTTCTGATGCTCCTTTCGAAATGGAAGAAAAAAAGTATTATGAATTAATCTCTCTGGTTTTAAATAATAAATACCTTAAGCCCAACGGAGTTCTTATTGTAGAACATCAAAGCAGAATGAAACTGGAGCACCCTAATCTGGTAGATACACGAAAATACGGTAACGTGAGTTTCAGTTTTTTTGATCCCAATAAAGAAGATAATCAGGAAATTTAA
- a CDS encoding DUF3822 family protein: MNVLNLLFTKDGLIYQIVKNKSILEEKSYFVTEETSANLIEEKLDEVLIKQRFDEIQVISAWNHFTLMPEGFSEHDAGFDLISFNAPADKEKEELMLSINKKFNIQFYYTFPKNYYKKIKELAIPVHFNFSGEKFLSSINNKSNKEIHINLYHNQCEFFAIDNKKIILYNNLDVNSEVDFLYFIMFTLSKIGFGINETSFYAYGETTENETFISELQKFVKNLKIVFDNIPNKNFILN; encoded by the coding sequence ATGAACGTACTTAATTTACTTTTTACCAAAGACGGATTGATCTATCAGATTGTGAAAAACAAAAGCATTCTGGAGGAAAAATCTTATTTTGTGACTGAAGAAACCTCAGCCAATCTTATTGAAGAAAAGCTGGATGAAGTTCTTATCAAACAGCGCTTTGATGAAATTCAGGTGATTTCCGCTTGGAATCATTTTACTCTGATGCCTGAAGGGTTTTCTGAGCATGATGCCGGCTTTGATCTGATCTCTTTCAATGCTCCTGCTGATAAGGAAAAAGAAGAGCTGATGCTTTCAATCAACAAAAAATTCAACATTCAGTTTTATTATACTTTCCCGAAGAATTACTACAAGAAAATAAAGGAACTGGCTATCCCGGTACATTTTAATTTCTCCGGAGAAAAGTTCCTAAGTTCCATCAACAATAAAAGCAATAAAGAGATTCACATCAACCTGTATCATAATCAATGTGAGTTTTTTGCAATTGATAATAAGAAAATCATACTTTACAACAATCTGGATGTAAACTCGGAAGTTGACTTCCTTTACTTCATTATGTTTACATTGAGTAAAATAGGATTTGGTATCAATGAAACCAGTTTTTACGCCTACGGGGAAACCACAGAGAATGAAACATTTATCTCAGAGCTTCAGAAATTTGTTAAAAATCTTAAAATTGTTTTTGACAATATTCCCAACAAGAATTTTATACTAAATTAG
- a CDS encoding Smr/MutS family protein: MKIGDIVSVVDEDLSGVVTSVKGNIVVFKDEYGFTHQYPKEKLVPKDRGLYENIRVVKKAEPKKIISKKHQKNHLVLDLHFHNLVKNPNDYNSFERLFIQKEKLIEVLEFCRRNNLKRLEIVHGIGDGTLQRMVRDVLESQINIDFYNKEILHHQSGAVMIEFH; the protein is encoded by the coding sequence ATGAAAATTGGTGATATCGTTTCTGTGGTAGATGAGGATTTAAGCGGAGTTGTAACTTCCGTGAAAGGAAACATTGTGGTTTTTAAGGATGAATATGGCTTTACTCACCAATACCCTAAAGAAAAGCTTGTTCCCAAGGACCGTGGCCTCTACGAAAATATAAGAGTAGTAAAAAAGGCTGAACCTAAAAAGATTATATCTAAAAAACATCAGAAAAATCATTTGGTTTTAGACCTTCATTTTCATAATTTGGTAAAGAATCCCAATGATTATAACAGCTTTGAAAGATTGTTTATTCAAAAGGAAAAATTGATCGAGGTGCTTGAGTTTTGCCGAAGAAATAACCTGAAAAGACTGGAGATTGTACACGGCATTGGTGACGGAACCCTGCAGAGGATGGTTCGGGATGTGTTGGAAAGCCAGATCAATATTGATTTTTATAATAAGGAAATACTTCATCATCAATCGGGTGCGGTAATGATAGAATTTCACTAA
- a CDS encoding nitroreductase family protein — MNFLDKMKTRYTVKKYNPQGNISEEQISQLKEILNLSPSSINSQPWNFIFVNRSELKNQLAEVSFINKEKVLDCSHLIIFQVIKSPEDFEKQIEENLSEGNVNYYKNRVKPKGEAAVKSWMAHQVYLSLGILLSACADMGIDSTPMEGIEPDQYDDILKNENYETLFAVAIGEKTETDANQPQFTPKARLKAEHVILEA; from the coding sequence ATGAACTTTTTAGACAAAATGAAAACAAGGTATACTGTGAAAAAGTATAACCCACAAGGAAACATCAGTGAAGAACAAATCTCACAACTGAAAGAAATCCTGAACCTGAGTCCGTCATCCATCAACAGCCAACCATGGAACTTTATCTTTGTAAACCGAAGTGAACTGAAGAATCAGTTGGCAGAAGTTTCATTCATCAATAAAGAAAAAGTATTGGACTGCAGCCACCTGATTATTTTTCAGGTGATCAAAAGCCCAGAAGATTTTGAAAAACAAATTGAAGAAAATCTTTCTGAAGGAAATGTAAACTACTATAAAAACAGAGTAAAACCTAAGGGAGAAGCTGCCGTAAAGTCCTGGATGGCTCATCAGGTATATTTATCACTGGGAATACTGCTTTCTGCATGTGCTGATATGGGAATAGATTCTACGCCAATGGAAGGGATTGAACCAGATCAATATGATGATATCCTGAAAAACGAAAATTATGAAACTCTTTTTGCAGTAGCCATTGGAGAAAAAACAGAAACGGATGCCAACCAGCCTCAATTCACTCCAAAAGCAAGACTAAAGGCTGAGCATGTCATTTTGGAAGCATAG
- the murI gene encoding glutamate racemase → MKTKKQDYSHLSTNQPIGIFDSGVGGLTVAKEIKRLLPHEDLIYFGDTKHLPYGEKSKEAIIEYSTKITNFLLEQNCKAIVIACNTATANALNEVMQSVAGKVPVIDVINPVAEKVSYEIHNNVGVIATKATVNSGLYKKSIRKHNKWIKVDELATPLLVPAIEEGFKNHPITHAIIYNYLSNSKLKNIETLILGCTHYPLLIDEIKQYYGNRVRVIDSPNIVANHLKIILDKYNLLNDNNPTPNYHFYLSDLTKNFEKISKKFFGKTIDLELKVL, encoded by the coding sequence TTTCAACCAACCAGCCTATCGGTATTTTTGATAGTGGAGTAGGAGGACTTACTGTAGCTAAGGAAATTAAAAGACTTCTTCCCCATGAAGATCTTATTTACTTTGGTGATACGAAGCACCTTCCCTATGGAGAAAAGTCAAAAGAAGCGATCATAGAATATTCTACAAAGATCACCAATTTCCTACTGGAACAAAACTGTAAGGCCATCGTAATTGCCTGTAATACCGCTACGGCAAATGCTTTGAATGAAGTCATGCAGTCTGTTGCCGGTAAGGTTCCTGTAATTGATGTGATTAATCCTGTTGCTGAAAAAGTATCCTATGAGATTCATAATAATGTGGGGGTTATTGCGACCAAGGCAACTGTGAACTCCGGTCTTTATAAAAAAAGCATCAGAAAGCATAATAAGTGGATTAAGGTTGATGAATTGGCCACTCCACTACTGGTTCCTGCCATTGAAGAAGGATTCAAGAATCATCCGATTACCCATGCTATTATTTACAATTATTTAAGCAATAGCAAGCTGAAAAATATTGAAACTTTAATTTTGGGTTGTACCCATTATCCATTATTAATCGATGAAATTAAACAGTATTACGGAAATAGGGTGCGCGTTATAGACTCTCCTAATATTGTTGCCAACCATCTGAAGATTATCCTGGATAAATACAATCTTCTTAATGATAATAACCCAACACCGAATTATCATTTTTATCTTTCAGACCTTACGAAGAATTTTGAAAAGATCTCCAAAAAGTTTTTTGGTAAAACGATTGATCTTGAACTAAAAGTATTATAA
- a CDS encoding metallophosphoesterase family protein — translation MTKILLLSDSHSYIDDRILEYASQADEVWHCGDFGSMDVIEQLEKIKPLKGVYGNIDNAKIRSEFPEVNRFFCEKLEVLMIHIGGYPGRYTPLTQKEIAEKTPKLFISGHSHILKAMYDEKNSLLHLNPGACGKQGWHKMRTMMRFVVDGEEIKDLEIIELGSRV, via the coding sequence ATGACAAAGATCCTACTCCTTTCCGATTCTCATTCCTATATCGACGATCGGATTCTAGAATATGCCTCCCAGGCAGATGAAGTCTGGCATTGTGGTGACTTTGGCAGTATGGATGTTATTGAACAACTGGAAAAAATAAAACCTTTAAAAGGAGTTTACGGAAATATTGACAATGCCAAGATTCGTTCTGAATTTCCGGAAGTGAATCGTTTTTTCTGTGAAAAACTGGAGGTTCTTATGATTCATATTGGGGGTTATCCTGGGAGATATACTCCACTGACCCAAAAAGAAATCGCTGAAAAAACTCCAAAATTATTTATTTCAGGGCATTCTCACATTTTAAAGGCGATGTATGACGAAAAAAATAGTCTCTTACATTTGAATCCCGGAGCCTGTGGAAAGCAGGGCTGGCACAAGATGAGAACCATGATGCGGTTTGTGGTGGATGGTGAAGAGATTAAGGATTTGGAGATTATTGAATTAGGATCCAGAGTTTAA
- a CDS encoding winged helix-turn-helix transcriptional regulator: protein MYTIDNKSYPCCTSVTMRFIGGKWKAVILYHLIDGAKRYNELRKVIPTITERTLSLQLKQMEEDNIIDRKVFTEKPPLMVEYTLTDFGKTLLPVLEEITKWGKEAPEISKKIIRN from the coding sequence ATGTATACAATAGATAACAAATCCTATCCTTGCTGTACCAGTGTTACAATGAGGTTTATAGGGGGAAAATGGAAAGCAGTAATTTTATATCATCTCATAGACGGAGCAAAGCGATATAACGAATTAAGGAAGGTAATTCCTACCATTACAGAAAGAACATTGAGTCTTCAGCTCAAACAAATGGAAGAAGATAATATTATAGACCGAAAAGTGTTTACAGAGAAACCTCCTTTAATGGTAGAATATACATTAACGGACTTTGGAAAGACCCTGCTACCTGTTTTAGAGGAAATTACAAAATGGGGGAAAGAAGCCCCGGAAATATCAAAAAAAATAATCAGGAATTAA